Genomic window (Roseivirga sp. 4D4):
TCTCCAGAATATCAGTTACTCGATGATCTGAAGTGGGAAGAAATCAACAATGCCACCTTGCAGGAATGGCAGAAGACCGGTGCGGATTATGCCATGTATACCCCTGATAATAATGTGAAGATTGTCAAGCCTGCAGGAGAATGGAATTCCACCACCATTAAGTTCACCCCTGAATTAGCCGAGCACTGGCTCAACGGCAAGAAGATTCTGTCTTTTGTGCCTTGGTCTGAGGACTGGAAGGAGAGAAAGGCGGCAGGTAAGTGGAAGGATTTTCCAGACTATGGTAAGTTCAAAAGTGGATATATAGGTCTTCAGGATCATGATAGTCCACTGTGGTTTAGAAACATCAAAATCAGGAAATTATAGGCATTATGAATAAGAGAGAGTTTTTAAAAAAGGCGGCCCTGATGACGTCAGCAAGTATTTTACCCTCATCCACTTGGGCCTTTTCTAATGCCGATAAATTAAGAACCGCCCACATTGGCGTAGGCGGTATGGGCATGGAAGACCTGAAAGCCATGGCAGCACATGAAGCGGTAGAGGTGACGGCCCTCTGCGATGTAGATGCCAATCGACTGGCCGCTGCTCAAAAGATGTTTCCCAAAGCGAAGGCCTATGCCGACTATCGCGTTTTGCTCAAAGAAATGAGCGATGGTATTGATGCAGTGGTGGTCTCTACGCCAGACCATACCCATGCGCCTGCTTCTATGATGGCCATGGAGATGAACAAGGCCGTTTATTGCCAGAAGCCATTGACCCATCATGTGTCAGAAGCCCGTGCCATGAACAAAATGGCCAAGGACAAAGGCCTGGTAACCCAAATGGGTATTCAGGTACACTCTTTCTATGATTATAAATTGGGTACTGAGTTGATCCGATCGGGGATTATCGGCAAGGTGAAAACCGTCCATGCCTGGTCGCCTAAAAACTGGGGCTTCGATGGTCCAGAACCTGCGGGTAGCGATCCGGTTCCAGGTCAATTGGATTGGAACTTATGGCTAGGTACGGCTGCTGAAAGACCTTTTAAAGAGAACGTTTATCACCCTGGAAACTGGCGGAAACTTTTAGACTATGGTTGCGGAACGCTGGGTGATATGGGCGTCCATATTTTCGACACGCCTTATAATGCGTTGGACTTGGATGTGCCTTACACTGTCAAGAACAAGTGTCGCAAACCGACTGGTTTTGGCTTCCCTGAAAACAACATTGTCACCTACCGATTCCCTGCTACGGATTATACCACCAAGAAATTCAAGTGGGTGTGGTATGACGGTCCAGGTGCCCCAAAAAAGCATAAAGACCTTAGACTACCGAACAATGAGGAGTTGCCCGATCAAGGGGCCATGTTTGTAGGGGAAAAGGGAAGACTTCTGTTACCTCACTTTATGCAATTGCCAAGGCATATTGTCAAAGGCAAATATGTGGACT
Coding sequences:
- a CDS encoding Gfo/Idh/MocA family protein, translated to MNKREFLKKAALMTSASILPSSTWAFSNADKLRTAHIGVGGMGMEDLKAMAAHEAVEVTALCDVDANRLAAAQKMFPKAKAYADYRVLLKEMSDGIDAVVVSTPDHTHAPASMMAMEMNKAVYCQKPLTHHVSEARAMNKMAKDKGLVTQMGIQVHSFYDYKLGTELIRSGIIGKVKTVHAWSPKNWGFDGPEPAGSDPVPGQLDWNLWLGTAAERPFKENVYHPGNWRKLLDYGCGTLGDMGVHIFDTPYNALDLDVPYTVKNKCRKPTGFGFPENNIVTYRFPATDYTTKKFKWVWYDGPGAPKKHKDLRLPNNEELPDQGAMFVGEKGRLLLPHFMQLPRHIVKGKYVDLDLDKFSDVGSPTQDYGKESNKHYHQFVDACLGKDECTAPFSYAARLTETILLGVIAGRFPNKTLHWNNATSKFDEEEANQFLEGDYRSF